TTTGAAAGGGGGAGAAATCTAATTCGGTGATTAGCTCATTCTTGGAATCTAAAttggtatgtatatatattttaatatattataaatgtttgtTTAACGGAATTTGTTGGTTTAcgtaaaatttaatattattttttaacacCGCTGATTTTAAAGTTAtctaaataagaaaaataaaataaaaaataaataagtcatctaaataaggtaaatgaattaaaaatataaaaagaaataataaatgaacCTTAAATTATTCTATCAATTACgttttaaaaatataacaaaaaaaaatatttatgtgtttaaatttattattttctttcttttattaattatttattttgtcacttaatatattttatttatctaatcatatatataatagtgacataagacataaatatacgtatttctttttttatttattattttaataagaaaTTACTTAATTGTTATAGccattaattgaataatatatatttatatataaattttgttcactttaattttaattgtcatagattttttttttctttctgaagtGGCCTTATGTTATAGATTTTGTTTGTCATAATCAGTTAGTGCTCATCAAATTGGTTCCCGCTTgctcctttctctctttctctccctatATATGAATAGAACCACCACCCATGTACATCATAatgaaaccaaaataaaaatggAAGCAGAGAAACTGAATTAATAACTTTATATtaactaaaattaaattaaaaaatggaAATCTTGATTCAAAAATTAATGTATAACTAGTCTTCCTGGAACGAAATTGACAGGAGGGCAATGAATCTAATGATCGAAAACTTGACAACTACTTCTCTGACGATTGTGTGATGTTTAGAGTCCCCAAAATTCTCCGTCAAGTAGATGAAGAAGCTTACACTCCTCGCATGGTTTCCATAGGCCCTTTTCATTATGGCGACCCAAGCTTTAAAGAAATGCAATCTCACAAGGAGAATTATTATTTCCAAAAATTTCTTGCACGTACTGCTAACGACAAGAAGAGAAATGAGAAACTGTCTGAATATGAGGGTGCGATAAAGGGTGTGATACTTTCTAAATATGAGGGTGCCATAACGAGTGATCTCAATCATGATAAGTTCACAGAAGTTATTCTCATAGATTCTTGCTTCATAATTGAGCTCCTCGCCTTATTGTGGGAAAACATTGGAACAAGAAAAAAAGATTCCATATTGAAAACTCCATTACTTTTTAATACCATAAAGTTGGACTTGCTAATGCTTGAGAATCAAATTCCATTCTCTTTTCTTAAGGACCTATATGATAAGTTTTGGAAGCCTGCTAACGGACCGACGTTTCTGGAGCTTGCCAAGAATTTCTTTGGTATTTCTTCAAATTCCCTTCGTGAAAATGACATAAAACACTTCACTGACTTGTACAGAATGTCATTTCTCCCTAGGGATTGGGTTACACGTGCTCGGATCGACATTGAACAATATGATGTTGGCAGGGTACAGCATGTTTGCTCTGCAACGAAGCTAGACAAAGCCGGCGTTGATTTTTGTCAAGCACCAGAAGAAGATACACTACTGATGATTACTGTTCCGAAGCAGGAATGGTGGCGAAAAGGCATACCATGTCTTAGTTCCCTTAAACTTCAAGTTCCTCAGTTCACCATAGGGGATGGCACAGAATATATTATGCGAAACGTAATGGCATTGGAGCAATGTAAGCCTGATCCGGATTACAAATTTCCCATATGCGACTACATTTATCTGATGAATGATCTCATAGACTCCGAGAAGGACGTTGATCTTTTGGTTGAGAAGAAGGTCATTAAACACTTTCTTGGAAGTAACAAGGAGGTGGCGGACATCATCAACAAACTTGGCAAGAATATATCCCTAgcgaataataaaaggttcatctACAATTCACAATGCAATAAACTTAACCAATTCAATGAATATTGGCTCAACCGTTCTAAAGCAACTTTCAAAAGGATTTACTTTAAGGATGTTTGGACGGGTAGCTCCACTGTTGTTGGTGTTTTCGTACTTATATTCACAATAGTTTCGTCCTTTTGTTCAATCTGGTCGTTTGTGAAAGATAACTTTGGTTCAGCCAATCAAAGCATCCTATCCTTTTCTTATTAGTTACTACTAAATTAGCTCCTTTGCTTTGTATTAAACAAGCTATCTgtcgcttttttttttttttctaagttaATGTGTATTGTATgccataattaaataaaattgaaattttCGTTTCATATTTCATGTTTgtgatgatattattattatttatttacctGGAAGAAGtcaacactactacaaaactgggctttcccgactgggctttcccgacacccaaccacgacagtcaacagagttgactgtcgtaattgcgtAGCGGggctctacgccgacagttaaaaaatgTAGGCATACAGACCAACGctgacagctaataactgtcaccgttgtTTTTGAGTGTCGCGATGGATCCCatcgccgacagttaattcgagaccaatactgacagttaaaatgtgtcgttattaaccccaacgccgacaattaattcgagaccaatgccaacagttaaaatgtgtcgctattgacctcaacgccaacagttaattcgagatcaatgccgacagttaaaaggtgtcgctattgatcccaacgccgacagttaataaaagttcAATGCCGACAGacataaaatgtcgccaaaattcaaataaaaaattataattaatgaataataaaattttaaaaataaactaaattatgtaaatatgtatttattaaaaacttttaaaactagattttttttttttctaaatttttcatattattaacttttgtatttataataatttttatatcaaattttaaattaattatgatattaagagtaacaatactttaatttaattttataaaaaatattaattaataaattgtaaTACTAAAgtcttagttaaaaaaaattatttgaaaaatttgCGAAACTTTTTAATGATattaaataatacatatataatatttaaaattttgattttctaaaaaataatatataatggaGCAAGCAAGTTTCGAATGTCCCCCCTCCAAATCATGTTAGATACAGTTTAACACTACACCAACACATTTTATTGAACAAGAATGAATATAACCATATTTATATAGGTGTTGCACTTTTATTTTTTGGCTTGACCTCAAATATCATAATAGACACAATCCTAGGTCATTATTTTTTCTCAGCAGCATAAAACCACAAGAAGAATAAAAGGAGAAGGTTGTACGGCggcaggggctcgggggatggtggTCAACGGCGGCAAAGGGGCCAGGGTCGGGTCGTACACTGGCAGGGCGCTCAGGGCTGGGCTCGACAGCAACGATTGGTGGCTCGAGGGCTGGGCTCGACGGCGGGTGGGGGGTCTTGGGTCTGGGCTTGATGACGTAGGGGGGTCATGGTCAGGCTGTATAGCAGCAGGGGGCTTGGGGCTGTGCTCAACGGGAACGACTGGTGGCTCGAGGGCTGCCCTCAATGGCAGGTGGGGGATCTCGGGTCTGGGCTTGATGGCATAGGGGGATCGGGCTGTACAGTGGCTAGGGCTCGGGGCTGGGCTCGACAACGACGACTGGTGGCTCAGGGGGTGGGCTCGACGGCGGGTGGGGGGTTCTCGGGTCTGGGCTCGATGGCGCAGGGGGGTCGGGGTCGTGCTGTACAGCGGCAGGGAGAATATTCATAGTCAGGTATTCATATTTTTCTCCTTTCTATTTTGAGTTGATATTTAGTCTGTTGTATCACAGCTACAATATATTCAAGTAGGGCCTAATTTGAAGTAATTTGTATACAATTGTTAGTTTTGTTCTCATAGTTTTGAAGTAAGCACAACAAGTGAACTTGAGATATatggtgtttaccgagtttttcggaaacgaatacaaacagaataataaaaagataagaactgtagaaatgctgaaatggaactaaacaaacagtgtttttacgtggttcaggcgttaacaagccctagtccacgagtcgatgttattatacttggaaaaggttacagtaagatggctggtgcacaagaacttcacacactcacagtgtttctctcgggttctgttgaagaagatgaagctagagagattttagtagagtttttgctatgtgatttgttggccgtccctcttcttgtaaaatgaaggggtttttatagctagggtttcggattagggtttttctctacgtacctgagtcttaattacaccagccataaataggggatacaactactgtagtagcatggctacaagactctatgtgggtatatttacgtgaaagtatggggaacacacaaagtccgccgtcttttccaagttgtcagcagaacagtaggcgaaaaggtacccttaggcgtgctgggatgtgtgcggctttgacctgacgggcgtgtcaggcgggatcctgtgtcagacggatatcattccaaatatgccttctcctagactcgaccgttcggttttgttctgtgcgaggcacggaactgtttccgcggagaccactcgaagagcttctcctggaaggggcttccccgaaggataccccttcgggagtccgggagagtcgacgagtttctgtgttgtgcttgcttggaagagtaatccagacactaaacaggagaggcgaagcctttctgtccatccgcgagctctggtcacctaccgtgaaagacatcgataattctgcttccccgaggacatcaatctaaacgctatccggaaatctagataacatttaccccccaaggtcacggagcttcgAGAGATCcaggagcttgtacagtcctccgggtatttcggtctcttagattaggcgaggggccaccttctgtgttcccggaagagttcctttttcccgcctgagtgttagtatgaaaaagaaagggaatttcttgagtttgaactcaagtactcaagtgcggcaaggaccacgtgtcattctgggaatggttctgcgaccaagacgtgtgcgtgaggcgactggttgagtatgcgtgcgtcagtcatctgaataatgatttgacggtttttaatggtactccgggcccgaggtggtgtaatgatgggaaataaatactttattcccatccgaggagtcataaataggatagtcgcttcatctccagccgttggatctgatgcacacggaatgggaagatcgggaccgtccatttgaggaattcgaaacgacttcttccctgctataaaaacgagggaaaggacctttcttcctctttacgcttcgaactctcaggcttcccagcttacgttcccctgaacttgccatttcttttggtaagtatctggaaacttttcttttgatttggcagtgggtttattcgccgaagttcctggtttgaatcgccgttcgtctttgcagcttttacttctcgcgatcgtgctgtgcagtgatccagttactccttcaacctccaactacccgaatatcagtaagtatttctactttgctctttcctcccaaaccttaggttgttggtagttgttacagtagaggtttctgccattatcgcttatgtgcatgcgtgaatagggctttggtaggcatgtgattgatgtgagtcgataagtagccttttttgcatgcttggGCGATCTGCGttcggaaagtcgttccttgttttgctgttttagggcataagcatgaacgcctttagggtgtttttctctggaaaaacacttcttttggtgggcttaggctcagagtcggagtctggttccttgctgcccttcgggtggcatggtgccaatccctcggtaagctcggtgggagcctctccaagcagttttcggggagggtctccccgacgcctttgataccactagggtatgacaaaggtgctgactgcttagagtgttttcttctttctttcttttgtccagtgacgaacatctcaaaggaacaactccttgctgtgggggaggctgattctgcccaagagaagggttcccctgtcgctggtgcaaaggggaaaggaaaggcgaaagtggtcgcggctagtccaccgacttccaatagttccatctgggagatggaccagaagccgaaccttttcaggaattatggcatgctggagctgtattcctccgaggcaggcctgaagaacatcccaggtctgatgtggcatcgtctgtcggtgctgggcgagtcggctagccagagtcacgagggcttcggtgcctggagctgggcacacatagtgtgtggggtgcacttgcccctaaggagctactttgccaatttctgtgtgaaggcggggattgcccccttccagttgattcctcccagctacaagctcctagcagggtggttcatcttttgcaagtcccggaaactggaagctcctaccccggaggaggtgctgtacttctacgggttgaagtctcagcctatgaggggtcattcagataaggtggggttttacaggctggaaaggcacccggacgtgatgtgccccacctgtcataccgcgagggttccagacctccgggaatactggttcctgacgactggctttccgctgaagagggtgccagccctatctttggacttcaaaatccctggtaagtgctccttcctctccctttcaactttgtttctttgtgtttgatttgccttttgggaggatctctaacgcttgcattttatttttgcagaagtcgttccgcggacacctcgctgcgcggagatgataaggaggtccaagttctacgaagggctttctgaggaagagttgaaagtggagggacttgtgaccttcGAATCGTTAAGGGGGTATGggttacttgcctccttccaaaacatcgagccagtgagtggcagggggcaaagtcaggtgtcagctgacatccgagagcagattgccctggagctgtccaaggtgatcacccaagcagcccgggacgaaaatactttatctcctagttgggcggagaggttccccgacccccagccggaggaagaggagatcgaggctcgccacgccgcggcttaccctaacgaaggggctccgggggctagtacctccgggagaggtaagactagttttcgattgatccacacccccagcctgtctgaggtttcccggacctctcagatggggtttgatccccgtttccttaggc
The Humulus lupulus chromosome 6, drHumLupu1.1, whole genome shotgun sequence DNA segment above includes these coding regions:
- the LOC133783717 gene encoding UPF0481 protein At3g47200-like: MLKGEKSNSVISSFLESKLEGNESNDRKLDNYFSDDCVMFRVPKILRQVDEEAYTPRMVSIGPFHYGDPSFKEMQSHKENYYFQKFLARTANDKKRNEKLSEYEGAIKGVILSKYEGAITSDLNHDKFTEVILIDSCFIIELLALLWENIGTRKKDSILKTPLLFNTIKLDLLMLENQIPFSFLKDLYDKFWKPANGPTFLELAKNFFGISSNSLRENDIKHFTDLYRMSFLPRDWVTRARIDIEQYDVGRVQHVCSATKLDKAGVDFCQAPEEDTLLMITVPKQEWWRKGIPCLSSLKLQVPQFTIGDGTEYIMRNVMALEQCKPDPDYKFPICDYIYLMNDLIDSEKDVDLLVEKKVIKHFLGSNKEVADIINKLGKNISLANNKRFIYNSQCNKLNQFNEYWLNRSKATFKRIYFKDVWTGSSTVVGVFVLIFTIVSSFCSIWSFVKDNFGSANQSILSFSY